One genomic segment of Anguilla anguilla isolate fAngAng1 chromosome 2, fAngAng1.pri, whole genome shotgun sequence includes these proteins:
- the LOC118220178 gene encoding RNA exonuclease 5-like produces MAFSHTFGHKRKRNDISDIRGDVTKSRKLDENTREPELNVQPRESKGIPRLALSCDDIQEPITQKQLTELVLFASLGMKQPCWCHLDNQKNVSGVSVTVLEGLGQLHFYRYYLQFKNLRKRYRIRCSFLNSSGASPVLSDIFNTELGISESTGPILVGSDPVSKNNFEHQEGNRNWHPIIHKYGTETQGLTRYLLSTEEMGRIAFPLKGDPSCESFLCTESDECVTDSSPLYGLDCEMCLTERGNELARVSLVDSEGRCLLDELVKPESRILDYCTRYSGITKALLRPVRTRLKDVQAKLKEVLPRDAVLVGHSLNNDLNALNVIHPHVIDTSLLYRRESGQRFKLKFLAEVVLNKKIQCAEKNGHNPTEDALAALQLAQYFISRGPRKVVELNLDGMWQEYSRVNATPVNGSKRGPAPPPSKIRFGDALQVTGRSAVYIARASGSDTSPAAKQLKCNSDQEVLSSFRREIPSCFFTLVEFYSFAEKTRTLSDDNKYDHLYQKMLARQREMCTVYVGPLPKDCSEKSVRKLFRRCGPIHSLRLTNVTQRTHAVVVFELLEGAFLAVNSLQDLMLDGCSVKVLRPVQESTLDLEVFLGELERDLEKENVIYVSGVSEKDLHQVFSQFGPIERVVLPRKPTSGKFRKHAFIKYQNAESVEAALRSSAECNGGKMRVCKAMTPPHLCSWTGQTYQSVECDSGECKSTESEERDCSDQQLCHESEMKDLMRKLDSKVGKLFKALPDKALSIILLPGQTRTSEHFPGLCLIGVKNGSSM; encoded by the exons ATGGCTTTTTCACACACGTTTGGAcataaaaggaaaagaaatgatatctcagaTATCAGAGGTGACGTTACGAAATCAAGGAAATTGGACGAAAACACACGGGAGCCAGAATTAAATGTACAGCCTCGGGAATCTAAG GGCATTCCCCGTCTGGCGCTGTCCTGTGACGATATCCAGGAACCTatcacacagaaacagctaACAGAATTAGTTCTGTTTGCTTCCTTGGGAATGAAACAACCATG TTGGTGTCATCTGGATAACCAGAAGAATGTGTCTGGAGTCAGTGTTACTGTTTTAGAAGGTCTCGGACAACTCCATTTTTACAGATATTACCTACAATTCAAAAATCTCAGAAAGCGGTACAGAATT AGATGCAGTTTTCTGAATTCTTCTGGAGCTTCCCCCGTGTTGTCAGATATATTCAATACTGAGCTGGGAATTTCTGAAAGTACTGGTCCAATACTTGTTGGAAGTGACCCTGTATCCAAAAACAACTTTGAACATCAGGAAG GAAATCGAAACTGGCACCCCATTATACACAAATatggcacagaaacacagggtCTCACCAGGTACTTGTTAAGCACTGAAGAGATGGGCAGAATAGCCTTCCCCTTGAAGG GAGATCCCAGCTGTGAATCATTTCTGTGCACCGAGAGTGATGAATGTGTCACAGACAGCAGCCCCCTCTATGGACTCGACTGTGAAATG TGTTTGACAGAGCGTGGAAATGAGCTGGCGCGCGTCTCCCTGGTGGACAGTGAGGGCCGCTGTCTGCTGGATGAGCTGGTAAAGCCAGAGAGCCGAATCCTGGACTACTGCACAAG GTATTCAGGAATAACAAAAGCGTTGCTGAGACCGGTAAGGACGAGGTTGAAGGATGTCCAGGCCAAGCTGAAAGAAGTTTTGCCCCGAGATGCTGTGCTCGTCGGCCACTCTCTCAACAATGACCTGAATGCTTTAAAT GTGATCCATCCTCATGTCATTGACACCTCACTTCTTTACAGAAGGGAATCtggccagagatttaaactGAAGTTTTTGGCAGAGGTTGTATTGAA CAAGAAGATCCAGtgtgcagagaagaatgggcaCAATCCCACAGAGGATGCTCTGGCTGCCTTGCAGCTGGCTCAGTACTTCATCAGCAGAGGCCCCAGAAAG gTTGTCGAGTTAAATTTGGATGGAATGTGGCAAGAATATAGCAGAGTAAATGCGACCCCCGTGAACGGGTCTAAACGCGGTCCGGCCCCACCTCCGAGTAAGATCAG GTTCGGAGATGCCCTCCAGGTTACAGGTCGTTCAGCAGTTTATATCGCCAGAGCTTCAGGGAGTGATACGTCACCGGCCGCCAAGCAATTGAAGTGCAACTCGGATCAAGAG gTCCTGTCCTCCTTCAGAAGGGAGATACCATCATGCTTTTTCACCTTGGTTGAATTCTATTCCTTTGCAGAGAAAACAAGAACCTTGTCTGACGACAATAAATATGATCACCTTTATCAGAAG ATGCTTGCCCggcagagagagatgtgcaCTGTGTACGTGGGGCCTTTACCCAAGGACTGTAGTGAGAAGTCTGTGAGGAAGCTGTTTCGGCGTTGCGGACCCATTCACTCTCTGAGGCTGACGAACGTAACACAGAGA ACCCATGCGGTTGTAGTATTTGAATTGCTGGAGGGAGCTTTCCTGGCTGTGAACTCACTCCAGGACCTCATGCTGGATGGGTGCTCTGTTAAG GTTCTGAGGCCTGTCCAGGAGTCCACACTGGATTTGGAGGTGTTTCTGGGGGAACTGGAGAGGGATTTGGAGAAGGAAAATGTCATCTATGTCTCAGGAGTGTCTGAAAAAGACCTTCACCAGGTTTTCTCCCAGTTCGGCCCCATCGAGCGTGTGGTCCTGCCCAGGAAGCCCACCTCGGGAAAGTTCAGGAAGCACGCTTTCATAA agtaTCAGAATGCAGAGAGTGTAGAGGCTGCCTTGCGTTCATCCGCAGAATGCAATGGCGGAAAAATGAGGGTGTGCAAAGCAATGACTCCGCCTCACCTGTGCTCATGGACCGGCCAGACATATCAGTCTGTGGAGTGCGACTCAGGAGAATGCAAATCCACAGAATCTGAAGAACGAGACTGCTCTGATCAGCAGCTATGTCAT GAGAGTGAAATGAAAGACCTGATGAGAAAACTTGACAGCAAAGTGGGGAAACTGTTCAAGGCTCTCCCGGATAAGGCCCTCAGTATAATTCTTCTTCCTGGGCAGACAAG GACCAGTGAGCATTTCCCGGGTCTATGTTTGATCGGGGTGAAAAATGGTTCTTCCATGTGA
- the eri2 gene encoding ERI1 exoribonuclease 2 isoform X2: protein MATKKLANELGLIRKRSRPSSENNEKKRCGQHFSYLIVIDFESTCWGDKNNYGQEIIEFPAVVLNTGNGKIESEFHTYVQPQEHPVLSKFCTELTGIRQAQVEAGVPLHICLSRFTRWIQMLQEENNIVLVQEKVCSNTGHPCAFVTWSDWDLGVCLQYECKRKQICKPDIFNCWIDLRATYKLFYNRKPKGLNGALQDLGITFSGREHSGLDDARNTAHLAWRMITDGCLMKVTRSLDRVSGFVMGPNAATHPSVPFRHL, encoded by the exons ATGGCTACAAAGAAACTGGCTAA TGAACTCGGACTGATAAGGAAACGCAGCCGACCTTCaagtgaaaataatgaaaaaaagcGCTGTG ggCAGCACTTTTCTTACCTGATTGTCATAGACTTTGAATCTACTTGTTGGGGAGACAAGAATAATTATGGTCAAGAAATAA TTGAATTTCCAGCTGTTGTACTCAACACCGGCAATGGGAAGATTGAATCCGAATTTCATACCTATGTGCAGCCTCAAGAGCATCCTGTACTCTCCAAGTTTTGTACAGAACTCACTGGAATCAGACAA GCACAGGTTGAAGCAGGAGTACCTCTCCACATTTGTTTGTCTCGATTCACCCGCTGGATTCAGATGTTGCAGGAAGAAAATAACATAGTGCTGGTTCAGGAAAAAGTCTGTTCAAACACTGGCCATCCGTGTGCCTTTGTCACCTGGTCAG ACTGGGATTTGGGAGTTTGTCTGCAGTATgagtgcaaaagaaaacaaatctgcAAACCTGACATATTTAACTGCTGGATTGATCTCAGAGCAACCTATAAG CTTTTTTATAATCGAAAACCAAAAGGACTTAACGGGGCTCTACAGGATCTTGGAATTACATTTTCTGGCCGGGAGCATTCAG GTTTGGACGATGCCCGCAATACTGCTCATTTGGCTTGGCGAATGATAACTGATGGCTGCCTGATGAAAGTGACCAGGAGTCTGGATAGGGTGAGTGGGTTTGTCATGGGTCCCAATGCTGCAACTCATCCTTCAGTACCCTTCAG GCACCTTTGA
- the eri2 gene encoding ERI1 exoribonuclease 2 isoform X1 produces the protein MATKKLANELGLIRKRSRPSSENNEKKRCGQHFSYLIVIDFESTCWGDKNNYGQEIIEFPAVVLNTGNGKIESEFHTYVQPQEHPVLSKFCTELTGIRQAQVEAGVPLHICLSRFTRWIQMLQEENNIVLVQEKVCSNTGHPCAFVTWSDWDLGVCLQYECKRKQICKPDIFNCWIDLRATYKLFYNRKPKGLNGALQDLGITFSGREHSGLDDARNTAHLAWRMITDGCLMKVTRSLDRAPLRTKQLFQMNRPAGNVSERSVAEVGIKKRAVKQPKPGHCENKSIENKGKLDVSSNHESYQYQSFVLPKTLFHGLSTPVVKGKTSAPTPVSQLGSKGSPLSVTAASLPKGSLVLVATTIGCISNAHEADANLNNDPATLPCEWTETPLLIESEESRSYDDVILEDSDTSAAPFMDTFTSQDSNGTQLNTDGSLLNANSSHSKQIVFKNSNTTVYSLGKHRPSSSSSGVFKTPLLSDGTLKGKRIPLSNVSCSAKPKVTCGPEKYCGLNTSTPTRSFTVYKDKDDSCFSTEPRLSSGRLSSVPSLPLSSSVNRTSLHSRGPMKMTSPLCTCGRRAKRMTVGNGGPNHGRVFFSCPIGKMGSGNKTSCGFFKWESSVLKAASRAVASHSLYSIPGTSFASSGKSFCNNSFSPHTNFARRPSLRN, from the exons ATGGCTACAAAGAAACTGGCTAA TGAACTCGGACTGATAAGGAAACGCAGCCGACCTTCaagtgaaaataatgaaaaaaagcGCTGTG ggCAGCACTTTTCTTACCTGATTGTCATAGACTTTGAATCTACTTGTTGGGGAGACAAGAATAATTATGGTCAAGAAATAA TTGAATTTCCAGCTGTTGTACTCAACACCGGCAATGGGAAGATTGAATCCGAATTTCATACCTATGTGCAGCCTCAAGAGCATCCTGTACTCTCCAAGTTTTGTACAGAACTCACTGGAATCAGACAA GCACAGGTTGAAGCAGGAGTACCTCTCCACATTTGTTTGTCTCGATTCACCCGCTGGATTCAGATGTTGCAGGAAGAAAATAACATAGTGCTGGTTCAGGAAAAAGTCTGTTCAAACACTGGCCATCCGTGTGCCTTTGTCACCTGGTCAG ACTGGGATTTGGGAGTTTGTCTGCAGTATgagtgcaaaagaaaacaaatctgcAAACCTGACATATTTAACTGCTGGATTGATCTCAGAGCAACCTATAAG CTTTTTTATAATCGAAAACCAAAAGGACTTAACGGGGCTCTACAGGATCTTGGAATTACATTTTCTGGCCGGGAGCATTCAG GTTTGGACGATGCCCGCAATACTGCTCATTTGGCTTGGCGAATGATAACTGATGGCTGCCTGATGAAAGTGACCAGGAGTCTGGATAGG GCACCTTTGAGGACGAAACAGCTGTTCCAGATGAACCGGCCCGCTGGCAATGTGAGTGAACGTAGTGTGGCAGAAGTGGGAATTAAGAAACGCGCTGTGAAGCAACCAAAGCCTGGACATTGTGAAAACAAGTCAATCGAGAACAAGGGCAAACTTGACGTTTCTTCCAACCATGAGAGTTATCAATATCAAAGCTTTGTGTTGCCAAAAACTCTTTTTCATGGTTTAAGCACTCCAGTTGTTAAAGGGAAAACCTCAGCACCAACACCAGTGAGTCAGCTTGGTTCAAAAGGATCACCCCTGTCTGTAACTGCTGCTTCATTACCGAAAGGTAGCCTGGTATTGGTTGCCACGACTATTGGctgcatttcaaatgcacatGAGGCAGATGCAAACTTAAACAATGACCCTGCAACTTTGCCGTGCGAATGGACAGAAACTCCACTTTTGATAGAATCAGAGGAGTCGCGGTCATATGATGACGTGATTCTTGAGGACAGTGATACATCTGCTGCTCCCTTCATGGACACTTTTACATCACAGGATTCAAATGGTACGCAACTGAATACTGATGGTTCTCTACTAAATGCTAATAGCAGCCATTCCAAACAGattgttttcaaaaattcaaACACAACAGTGTATTCGCTTGGGAAGCACAGACCTTCTTCCTCCAGCAGTGGTGTATTTAAGACTCCGCTTTTGTCAGATGGCACACTTAAGGGTAAACGTATACCCCTCTCAAATGTGTCCTGCTCTGCAAAGCCCAAGGTTACATGTGGTCCAGAAAAATACTGTGGACTTAACACAAGCACACCCACCAGGTCTTTTACAGTCTACAAGGATAAGGATGATTCCTGCTTTTCCACTGAGCCCAGGTTATCTTCAGGTAGACTGAGTTCAGTTCCATCCTTGCCCCTCTCTTCATCAGTGAACAGGACATCTCTTCACTCAAGGGGCCCTATGAAAATGACATCTCCATTGTGCACCTGTGGCCGCAGAGCCAAGAGGATGACGGTAGGAAATGGAGGACCCAACCATGGCAGAGTTTTCTTCAGCTGCCCCATTGGGAAAATGGGCTcaggaaacaaaacaagctGTGGATTCTTCAAATGGGAGTCTTCTGTTTTAAAAGCTGCATCAAGAGCTGTGGCTTCCCACTCCTTGTATTCTATACCTGGTACTAGCTTTGCATCATCAGGGAAGAGTTTCTGTAACAACAGTTTCTCTCCACATACAAATTTTGCTCGGAGACCGTCTCTGAGAAATTAG